The genome window GACTGCCTCCACGGGCGTCTCGAGCATCTTCTCGGTGAGGTTCTCGGGATCCTCGACCGGCGCGGCCCACTTGTTCTGTGCGAACTCGGCGGGCCAGACGACGTCCATCATCCCTACGTCGAACGCCGACGACTGGGAGATGAACTGATTGACGTAGTACTTCCGGGTCGAAGCGGACTCGGCGGGGGTCTTCTGGCCGTCCACGGTGAGGTTCTTCGACTGCTCGTCGAACATCGGGAGCAGGTCCTTCGCGTCGGCGCTGTAGTACCCGGGGTAGACGAACTTCAGCGTCGTCGATTGATTGCCGCCACCACCGCCACCGCCGCCGTCCTGACCGAGACACCCGGCGAGGAGTACCGTTCCGCTCCCGGCCAGGCCCTTCAGCAGCTGGCGTCGATTCTGCGCTGCGCTATCGCGGGTCATACACTAACGTTGTTACGAACAACGGGTATTAATTGTTATCGTTCATCCGATTCGGAGTGCGCGAAAAAAACGTTGGAAGCGATGATCCACACGCCCGCGAACCTACACCGCGTCGGCGGGTCGCGCGATCTCCGCCCAGAGGTCGTCCTCTATCTCGACGACGGTGGCGGTCCGGTCGCGTTCGATCGAGCGCTCACCCGGCAGACGGATCTCCTCGACGCCGGCCGCCGGCTCTGATCGCTTGAGTTCCCGCAGGAACGCGCTCGCCTGGTCGGGGAAGTTCGGTACGCCCATCGCCGCCGGGTCGATGGCGACGAACAGATCGCCCTTCGTGCACGGGTCCTCGGTGTGGTAGGTTCCCGTGACGTCGCGCCCCATCGCCGCGCCGACGAGTCCGCCTGCCAACACCTCGATCGCGATCGTCAACCCGGAGCCCTTCGCGCCGCCGAACGGGAGGATCGTTCCGTCGAGTGCGCTCGCCGGATCGGTCGTCGGTTCGCCGTCCGGACCCAGCGCGGCACCCTCCGGGAGGTTCTCGCCCGTCTCCTGCCTGTAGAGGACGGTCCCTCGCGCGACGGCGGACGTCGACATGTCGAGGTTGAAGGCGGGATCCGTGGGCAGGCCGATCGCGATGGGGTTCGTCCCGAGGATCGCCTCCGTACCGCCGTAAGGGGGCATCGCCGGTTCAGTGTTCGTGATCGCCACCCCCACGTATCCCTCGGTCCTGATCCGGTCCGTGTAGTAACCGAGCATCCCCAGGTGGTTCGAGTTGCGGACGCCGACAGTACCGATCCCGTACTCGTCCGCTCGATCCATCGCTTCGACGGCGGCCTCGCTCGCAACGACCGGTCCCAGCCGGGAGCCGCCGTCGATCGTTCCCGCGCCGCCACGCTCTGCGACCACCCGGATGTCGCCGTCGGGATCGACGTTGCCGTGCTCGATACCTCGAACGAACCGCGGCAGGCGGAGCAATCCGTGTGAGTGCTTGCCGCGAGCGTCGGCGCTCACGAGGACTTCGGCCGTGAGTTCCGCGTCGGCGTCCCCGATCCCGCGCGTTCGAAAGACATCGGCGGCGACGGCGACGGCGCGTTCTCGATCGACCTCCATCTCACGTCGACGGGCCGATGCGGTGGATGGCGAACTGGCTCTCACCCAGCGCCTCGCTCATCGTCAGCTTCCCGTTGACGACCTCCTCGATCTCCTCCCACAACTGATCGGTCGCCCAGTCGAACGACTGCTCGCCCACGAGCGCCTCGCTCACGTCGACGTCGGTCTCCTCGGGAACGCGCTCGGCGCTCCCCGGGTTCCCGGTAATCTTGATCGTGGGCATGACGGCGTTCGAGAGCGTGTGTCCCTGGCCCGTCGAGATGATCATGAAGTGCGCACCGCCCGCGCCGATACCGGTGACGGACTCGGCACCGTGGCCCGGCGTGTCCATGATGTACATCCCCGACTCGTCCGGGATCTTCGCGCCGTAGTCGACGATGTCCTGGATGGGGCCGTCACCGGACTTGACGAGCGCGCCCAGCGACTTCTCCTCGATCGTCGTGAGGCCGCCGTCCATGTTGTCGGGCGTCGGCTGTGCACCCCGCACGTCGTAGCCCGTGGCCTGCAGGCGCTGATCCCACCACTCGACGCGGTCGAGGATCTTCTGTTCGACCTCCTGGCTGTCCGCGCGTTCGGCGAGTTCGCGCTCGCCGCCGAAGAACTCCGGCGTCTCGGCGAAGACGCCGCGTCCGCCGTGCTCGTCGATGAGTCGCCACGCCGCGCCGGCCGTCGCCTTGTGCTGGCACAGCCCGCTCGTGGTGTCGGAGGTCGCACAGTTGATGCCGAACGTGAGGTTCGACATGTCGGCGGGGACCCGCCGTTGGGCGCTGGCGTCCCGGACCATCCCCTGGGCGGCGTCGACAGTCGCCTTCAGGGCGTTCATGACGCCCTTCTCGCGGTGGACGTTGACGGATTCGCTCGGTCGTCCCGTCTCGGCCACGTCGTCCGCCAGTTCGTCGCCGTCGACGATCTCGCCGGCGTGGGCGACCACGACCGCCCCGTAGGTGTTGGGATGGGTGGCGTACCCCAGGAGGGTTCGGTAGGTCTGGAAGACGTCGGGCTTGGTCTGACAGCGACCGAGCGGGTGCGTGATCGGAATCGTGTTCTCGACGATGTCCGCCGCCCGTTCGACCGTGTCGTTGGCGTAGGGAGCCGTCGCAATGATGGGGACGTGGTTTCGAATGCCGATGCTGCCGTCGTCGCGTTCGTAGCCGAGGAATTCGCTCATCGTTCTCACTCGTGGATGGCTTCCGCCCGATTCTCGCCGGCGATGTCCCCGCGACCGTAGTTCGACTCCACGTTGTGGACGTGCACCCAGTCGCCGGGAGCGATCCGCTCGATGGCGTTCCCGATGCTCTTGCCGTACTTCGTGACCGTGTCGCCGGTCCCGACCTCTTCGATCGCGATCTTGTGTCCGAACCTCACGTCCTCGTTCACCTCGACGGTGCGTTCCTCGTCGCCGACCGCGACGGTAACCGCCTCTCCTGCTTCGAGAGCGCGCAACGCGGTCGCGACGTTGTCCGTCGGCTGGACGACCTGTATGTACTTGTCGGCCATACACCCCATGGGACAGACCGGCCCCCCTTATAGGTTACCCTCGGGTCGTCGATCGTGGAACGAAACGACGCTCAGAAGAGGAGCAGGACCGCTCCGAGCGCGAGCGCGCTGACGGTGAGGAGGTGAGCGAACACCAGCATCACCGGTCGAAGGCCCGTCGCGCGGAGGCTCCGCAGTTCGATCTCGAACCCGAGACCGGCGAAGGCGAGCGTGAACAACCAGTCGCCCGTCGTCCCGATGGCGGAGAGCGCGGCGTCGGACGGCGACGCGACGTTCGCGATCGCCACGACGGCGAGAAAGCCGAACAGGAACTTCGGAAACCGGCTCCGGAGCTGTCCGATCCCCGGCGTCTCGCCCGACGCCGTCGCGTACCGAATCGCGTAGCCGACCGCGACCAGTCCGATGAACGCGTTTCGAACGAGCTTCGTGACGGTCGCCCACTGCCCGGCGAGTTCGGAGACGGCGAAGCCGACGGCCACCGCCGGCCCGGTGCTGAACAGGCTGAGCCCGACCCAGATGCCGAACTGCTTCCCGGTTACGCCCAGCACGTCCCCCACGGCGGGGTAGACGAGTAGCGTGACGGCGTCGAACAGGAGAATCGTCGCGACGGCGTACGCGACGTCCGCCTCGTCGACGTCGATGCTCCCGGCGACGGCCAGCACCGCCGAGACGCCGCAGACGCTCGCCCCCGCCGCCAACAGCGACCGAGGCCGGCGCGGGACGCCGAGGACGCGTCCCGCGATCACCTCCGTGAACAGCACGCCGAGGACGACGACTCCCGCGGCCAGGGCGAACACGACCGCCCCGGTCTCGACCAGCTGCCCGACCGTCAGGCGGGCACCGAGGAGGACGATCCCCGTCTCCAGCAGGAGCTTGTGTCGGTCGATCCCGGGACGGGCCCACCCGGGGGTCCCGGTCGTGTTCGCGAGGAGCGCGCCGACGGCGGTCGCGAGGACGAGCGGACTCAGGTACGGAACGGACGCCCCCAGTTCTCGCGCCGCGACCCCGACGACGGTGATGACCGCGAGTCCCGGAAGCACCGCGAGCCCCGGGAGGACGGCGGTCGTGGGGGTTCTCCGTGCCATCGTCAGGCGAGCGAGAGGTGGAGACACACGATCGCCACGCCGAACAGCGCGGCCTTCCACCCCCGGTCGAGGGTCGCCCAGCAGTTCAGCGTGCGTTCGACGACACCGGCGCTCTCGCTAGTCGGGCCGGTCGGCCTATCGGTCTCCATTGTCGTCAGCGGTGAAGCGCACGAGCCACATAAAACTCCGGTTCGGCGGCTGTCCGCCGCCCGCTCGAACGCACCCGTGACCCGAACGCGCCCGTACTTTTATGATAGATGGATCCATCACGGACTACGAACACGAATGACTGACACAGTAGACCACGCCGGCGGGTCCCCCGGCGATCCGTCCGATGGATCCGTCTCGGGAGTGCGGTCGCGCTTGCGGCGGTACCGCGAACTCAGGCTGACGGAAGAGGAACTCGCGACGGCGCTCCTGACGCCCGTCGTCTGCTTCCTGCTCCTGATCTCGTTCTACCCCATCGTCGACACGGTGTGGGGGAGCTTCCACCAGGGGTACGTCCTCGAGATGGAACCGACGACGTTCGTCGGCCTCGAGAACTACGAGGCGGTCCTCTCGAGCGGGAGCTTCTGGAACGCGCTGCAGGTGAGCCTCATCTACACGTTCGTGAGCGTCCCGATCGAACTCGTCATCGGGCTGGGTATGGCCCTGTTGCTGAACCGCGCGTTCACCGGGAAGTACGTCGTCCAGGCCGCCATCCTGTTCCCGTGGGCGCTCCCGACCGTCATCAACGCGAAGATCTGGGCGTGGATGCTCCACGGGCAGTACGGCGTCGTCAACGACCTGCTGATCCGGCTGGGCGTGCTCCAGGAACCCTACGCGTTCCTCGCCCATCCCGACGTCGCGCTCGCGTCGATGACCCTCATCACCATCTGGAAGACGAGTTCGTTCATGGCGCTGATCCTGTTGGCCGGTCTGTCCGGGATCCCGGACCACCTCTACGAGGCGGTACGGATGGACGGGGCGTCGAGGTGGCGGCAGTTCCGAGACATCACGCTCCCGCTGCTGAAGCCGACGATCCTCGTCGCGCTCATCTTCCGCACCCTCCCCGCCTTCCAGGCGTTCGGTCTCCCCTACGGACTGACCGGCGGCGGCCCGGCCGAGGCGACGACGACGCTCGTGCTGTACGACCAGCAGTTGACGTTCACCCAGCTTGCGTTCGGGCGCGGCTCCGCGGTGGCGACCATCATCACGCTCATCGCACTGGTCATCTCGCTGCTCTACGTCGGCACGCTCTACGAACCGGAGGTGCGCTGACGTGAGCACCCGGAGCGGACGCTTCGCGTTCGACGTCGAGTCGTTCCAGTGGGTCGGAAAGAAGCTCGGCTTCTACGGCTCGCTCTTCGTCCTCACGCTCGTGTCGATGTTCCCGGTCATCTGGATGTTCGTCACCTCCATCAAGCAGCCGGCGAACGTCGTCCAGTTTCCCGTCCACTACCTCCCGCAGAACCCGACGCTCGAGAACTACGCCACCGCGCTCTCGCAGGCCCCGTTCCTGCGATACCTCGTCAACAGCGCCATCGTCGCGGGCGGGACGGCGATCGTCGACGTCGTACTGGGCGCGCTCGCGGGCTACGCGCTCTCCAGATTGCGGTTCCAGTACAAGCTCCACGTCCTCCTGCTCATTCTGGGTACCGCCATGCTGCCGTACATCTCGCGTCTCATCCCGCTGTTCTCGCTGGCGCGGTCGTGGGGCCTCCTCAACGATTACCTCGGCCTCATCGTCCCGTACTCCGCGTTCCAGCTCCCGTTCGCCGTCTGGATCTTCCAGGCGTACTTCAAGGAACTCCCCGACTCCCTCGAGGAGGCCGGGCTGATGGACGGGCTGTCGCGGATCGGCGTCCTGTTTCGCATCATCCTCCCCGTCTCCGCACCCGCGATGGCGACGACCGCCATCATCGTCTTCATCTACGCGTGGAACGAGTTCCTCTTCGCGCTCACGTTCATGACGCAGGATCAGATGCGGACGATCACCGTCGGGATCGCCCTGTACCAGGGCCAGTATCAGTACCCCTGGGGGACCATCTCCGCGGCGGTGTTCATGTCCATCGTCCCGCTGATGCTGTTCATGCTCTTCTTCCAGCAACGTGTCGTCGAGGGGCTCACCGCCGGTACCGGGAAGGCCTGACGACCATCCTCTCCTGTGGATCGTCTACCCTGCCGTTCTTTCGAGCTGAATCGGATAGCGATCGAGACGTTCGAGGCGCTCGCGCACGTTCGGCGCGTGAGTGAACCCGACCGCGAACGGCGTCACTCGACGCCGTTGACCACGTTGTACGGGTCCCCACCCGTGAGGACGCGCGCTACGATGCGCGCCACCGTCCGCCGGCGCTCTTCGTTGGCCTCCTCGGAGTACCAGGCGACGTGCGGCGTGGTGACGACGCGGTCGTGACCGCGCAGGGGATCGTCCGCGGTCGGCGGTTCGTCCGGGAAGACGTCGAGGCCCGCGCCAGCGATCGCCTCCGATTCGAGGGCGTCTACGAGCGCGTCGCGGTCGACGATGGGGCCCCGCGCGACGTTCACGAGGTACGCCGAGTCCTTCATCCGTGCGAACGCGTCGGCGTCGATCATCCCGCGGGTCCCCTCGGTCAGCGGCGAGTGGACGGTGACGAAGTCCGCCCGTTCGAGCAGTTCGTCGAACGTGACCAGCGTCGCCGGGTCGTCCGCGACGTCCGCCTCGCCGAGGAACGGATCGCTCGCGAGGACGTCAGCGCCGAGCGCCGCCGCCCGCGTTCCGACCTCGCGCCCGATCGCGCCGTACCCCACGACGCCGACCGTTCGCGTCGAGAACCGGTGGACGGGTGCGCCGACGGATCGATCCCACCCGCCGTCGGAGACGGAGCGGTCGTAGCGGACCACCTCCCTCCCGAGCGCGAGCACGAGCGCGAGTGCGTGGGTCGCTACCTCCTCCAGGCAGTACGTCGGGACGTTCGTGACCGGAATGGCGCGTTCCGCGGCCGCCTCCGTGTCGACGTTGTCGACGCCGATGCCGTACCTGGCGATGACCTGGACGTCATCCATCGCGGCGATCGCCTCGGCGTCGAGGTCGTACCGGAGGTTGATGACCGCGTCGGCGCGAGAGAGGAGGTCTCGGGCGTCGTCGGACGATTCGCCGACGTCGCGCGTCAGTTCGATCACTTCGGCGACGTCGCTCAACACAGCTCGTTCTATCGATAGGTCGTCGAAATCGTGGTCGGTGACGACTACGGTGGGGGTCATGACGGTGGGGATCAGACGATCAGTTCCGAGCCGTCGGTCAGGTACTCCTCGGCGAGGTCGCGATCGATCTCGATCCCCAGGCCCGGCCCCTCGGGAACGTCGACGTAGCCCTCTTCCAGAATCGGGCCGCGCTCGCCGGTGCGGACGGCGAACTCGTTCCACCACGGGACGTCCCGCGAGTGCCACTCCATGCAGACGAAGTTAGGGATGGCCGCGGAGACGTGTGCGCCCGCGACGGTGCCGACGGGACTGGAGATGTTGTGCGAGGCGATGGGGATGCCGTAGAGGTCACAGACGGTCGCGATCTTCACGTACTCGCCGAGGCCGCCGCACTTGTTCACGTCGGGGGCGGCGATGTCCATGATGCCCTCGCAGGCGGCCTTGTTGAACTGATCGACCGTCACGAGGTTCTCGCCCGTCAACACCGGCACGTCGAGCTTTCGCGTGACGCGCTTCTGGGCGTCCCACTTCTCCGGCGGGACGGGATCCTCGAGCCACGCGAGGTCGAACCGCTCGAGTTTCTTCCCGAGGCGCACGGCCGTCTCGACGGTGAAGTTCCAGTGGAGGTCCATCCCGAGGTCGACGTCGTAGCCGATCTCGTCGCGGACCGCTTCGACGAGCGACACCTTGTGTTCGAGCGCCGCGTTGTCCATGCGCCGGGCGGCCTGGTCGTACTCGCGGTGGGTCGGCACGTCGAGGTCGAACTTCAGCGCCTCGAACCCCTCGTCGACCACCTCACGGGCGGCGCGGGCGTACGACTCCGGCGTGTAGACGTCCGTCGGGTCGCGTGACGCCGCCGCCCCGAGCGACTCCCCGCCGTGGGTGTCGCAGTAGATCTTGATCTCGTCGCGGTACTTCCCGCCGAGCAGTTCGTAGACGGGGACGTCGAACAGCTTCCCCTTGATGTCCCACAGCGCCGTCTCGATGCCCGTGAACGCGGCCTGGCCGATGCGACCGCAGCCGGTGTAGCGCTGTTCGAGCAGGCCCGTGATGCGGTCGATGTCGAGCGGGTTCTCGCCTTCGAGGTCGATCGCCATCCGCTCGGCCATGTCGAGGGCGGCCTCGGCCCGGAACGTCTCGCCGAGCCCGTAGACGTCGGCGTCGGTCTCCACCTTGACGATACCCCACGTGAAGTTGCCCGCGATCGCCATCGTCTTCACGTCGGTGATCTCGACGTCTCGTTCGGGCGGTCGGTGGGTCTCCTCCCGCGCCAGGTCACGCCAGGGGACGCCGCCCCCCTGTGCGATACGGTAGTCCGGTTCTCGATCGTGCGTCATCCAGTAGGAGGTGTTCGAACGCGTGAATAAAGGTTGTGGTGGGCCGGACGACTGGCGGTCGACGGTCGACAGTTGACGGTGAGCGGTTGGCGGTGGGGCGATCGACGGTCGGCGATGGATGGTCGATGGTCGATGGTCGATAGCGGGTGGCCGACGATCGGAGATCGATTTTCGGAGCCTCGTCGCACGCTCTGGACTGGGGTAGTTTTAATACGCCGAGCCTCACCATCTCGACCGACAATGACGAGCGAACGGATCACGGTCGCCGCCGTCGAGGACTACGCCGTCGACCGCGACAGCGTCTCTCTGGAGTGTGCGACGGACGGGCCGCCGACGGCGACGTCGCGGACGGTTCCCGTGACCCTCGAGTTCTACGATCGCCGGACGTTCCGCTTCGAACTGCGCGCGAACCCCGAGGTTCGGTCCCCTCGTGTCCATCCCGCATTCGAGGAGGACGCCATCGAGGGGGACGTCGACCTCGCCGTCTCGGAGGACGAGGGCGACCTCGTCATCGACACCGGCGTCCTCCGGGTCGTCGTCGGTCTGGACGAGTGGGGGTTCCGCGTCGAGGCCGACGGCGAGACGGTGTTCCGCGAGCAGCGCGACGACCTCGACGTGTTCGCCCGTCAGCGCGTCGAACCGCTCGGGTTCACCCAGGAGGAGATCAACCACAACCCGCGTCGCGTCGTCGAGACGGGAACGGCCTTCGGACTCGCCCCCGACGAGAAGCTCTACGGACTGGGCGAACAGTTCGTTGAGTTCGACCGGCGCGGGCGCGAGTTCGACCTCTGGCACGAGGAACCGCTCGGCACCGAGACGCCGCGGGCGTACAAGAACGTCCCCTTCCACCTCTCGACGAGGGGGTACGGGATGCTCGTCGACACGACCGCTCGCGTCAGCTACGACCTCGGGAAGACGTCCACGGCGAGCGCGACCGTCTCGGTGGCCGACGACGCGTTCGCCTTCGTCTTCCTCTACGGCCCTCGATTCACGGACGTCATCGAGTCCTACACTGCCCTCACCGGCCGGCCGAACCGACCGCCGAAGTGGAGCTTCGGCACCTGGATGTCGCGGCTGGGCTACGAGTCCCGCGAACAACTGGAGGAGATCACCGCCCGTCTACGTGACGAGGAGATCCCCTGCGACGTCGTCCACCTCGATCCGTTCTGGATGCGCGAGCGCTGCTCGACCGATCTGGAGTGGGACACCGAGCAGTTCCCCGAACCGGCGGGCATGATCGAGCAACTCCACGAGGGGGGCTTTCGCCTCTCGCTCTGGGAGCACCCCCACGTCCCCGTCGGGACGGACGCCTTCGAGGAGGGCGCGAGCGGTGGGTACTTCGTGACCGACGGGACGGGCAAGCCCTACGTGATGGACCACACCTGTCAGGGGGACTACCGCGGCGCGCTCGTCGATTTCACGAACCCTGACGCCGTCGAGTGGTGGAAGGCGAAGCACCGCCGACTACTCGAGATGGGCGTCGACGTGTTCAAGACCGATTACGGCGAGTACGTCCCCGAGGACGCCGTCTTCGACAACGGAACGACCGGCGCGGTGATGCACAACCTCTACCCGTACCGCTACAACGAGGCCGTCTACGAGACGGTCGGCGAGGTCAAGGGGCGCGACCAGGCGCTCGTCTGGGGTCGCTCGGCCTGGACGGGGAGCCAGCGCTTCCCGATGCACTGGGGCGGCGATCCGCAGACCACGTGGAACGGGATGGCAGCCGCGTTGCGTGGCGGGCTCTCCGCCTCGCTGTCGGGGATCGCTTACTGGAGCCACGACATCGGCGGCTTTCGGGGCACGCCGACGGACGCGCTCTACGCGCGCTGGGCGCAGTTCGGCCTCCTCTCGAGCAACGCCCGCTGTCACGGGACGACGCCGCGCGAACCCTGGGCGTTCGGGGAGGACGTCGTCGAGATATTCCGCGAGTACGCCCGTCTGCGCTACTCCCTGCTCCCGTATCTCTACACGTACGCCGAGATAGCCGCCCGCACCGGCCTGCCCGTGGTACGGCCACTGGTACTCGAGTACCAGGACGACCCGACCACGCACCGTCTCGACACCCAGTACCTCGTCGGAACGGATCTGCTGGTCGCGCCGGTCTTCGAGGCGGAGGGGTCCCGCGACGTCTACCTGCCGGCAGGTGAGTGGATCGACGTCCGGACCGACGAGCGACACGAGGGCGAACGGACCGTCACCGTCGAGACGCCGCTCGACACGATGCCGATCTTCGTGCGCGCGGGGAGCGTGATCCCGGAGCGCGAACCGACCGAGACCGTCCGTCCGGGGACGCCGGACGATCTCACGTTCCGTGCGACGCTCGATGCGACCGGCGAGGCTCGCGGGCGATTCTACGACGAGGACGGTGACGCCCTCATCGACGTGCGCGTCGCGACAGCCGACGGGACCCTCACCGTCGAACTCGGCGACGTCACCGCGGACCGAGTGACCGTCGCGGTGACGTTCGCGACGAACCACTCCGTCCCCGACGCCGTGACGGTCGGGGATCAACGCTTGGAGCGCGTCGCCGCCTCTCCGGCTAGCGGCGAGTGGACCGTCGACGACGGCCGTGCGACCGTCTCCGTATAGGCAGAACGACGAGAGGTGGATTTATTATCCGGGGTGCCAAACGCTGGCACAGAAATAACAAGTGATACTATGGGGAAGTTAGAACTCACCGAGTTGCGGAAGGTGTTCGACGAGGGGGGCAACGAGATCGTCGCGGTCGACGACCTCGACATCACGGTCGAGGACGGGGAGTTTCTCGTCCTCGTCGGGCCATCGGGGTGCGGGAAGTCCACGACGCTCCGCTGTATCGCCGGGTTAGAGACCGTCACGTCCGGCGAGATCCGCCTCGACGGCCGCGACATCACCCATCTGAAACCGAAAGAGCGCGACATGGCGATGGTGTTCCAGAACTACGCGCTCTACCCACACATGACGGTCCGGAAGAACATCGGGTACGGGCTGAAGATCACGACCGACCTGAATGCGGACGAGATCGACCGTCGCGTGCGGGAGACGGCGGAACTGCTCGAGATCGACGAACTGCTCGACAAGAAGCCGAAGGAACTCTCCGGGGGCCAGCAGCAGCGCGTTGCGCTCGGCCGCGCGATCATCCGCGAGCCGGCCGTCTTCCTGATGGACGAACCACTCAGCAACCTCGACGCGAAGCTGCGCACGACGATGCGCACCGAGATTCAACAGCTCCAGCAGGAACTGGGCGTGACCA of Halomarina pelagica contains these proteins:
- a CDS encoding ABC transporter ATP-binding protein is translated as MGKLELTELRKVFDEGGNEIVAVDDLDITVEDGEFLVLVGPSGCGKSTTLRCIAGLETVTSGEIRLDGRDITHLKPKERDMAMVFQNYALYPHMTVRKNIGYGLKITTDLNADEIDRRVRETAELLEIDELLDKKPKELSGGQQQRVALGRAIIREPAVFLMDEPLSNLDAKLRTTMRTEIQQLQQELGVTTVYVTHDQTEAMTMGDYIAVLDGGELQQLGTPLECYHEPRNRFVAGFIGSPSMNFLEVEYDDGTLKHDAFTYHLSAETADAIEDASAGLTLGVRPEHIELVDEGARDAIRTTVEVVEPMGEQSYVYIDIGGETYTVSVAGDVRVSAGDTVHVGFPEEKIQLFDAATGAALKNSETSDAVTPPTQA